TCGATCAGTTCCGGGAGGCGTGTCTGGATCGTGTCCCACACAATGTTCAGGTCAACGTCGAAGTAGCCATGAATCAGTCGGTTGCGGAGCGCGATGGTCTTCGCCCAAGGGATGCCGGGCTCCGCCTGGCGAAGTTCAGACGACACACCCGTCGCTGCTTCCCCGACCAGCTCCAGCAAGTGGATCAGCGCGAAGCGGAGCGCGTCGTCGGTGTTCATGTCAGCGCGCGAACGGCCAGCAGAGAGTTCAAGCGCCTTACGCGCGGCTTCCAGAATATGCTGCAAGCGGGCGCGATCACTCTTGGGCATACTGCACCTCCGCGCCCGCCAGCACTTCGTCGCGGAAGAACTTGCTGAGCGAGTTGGGCGTGTTGATCTCCACGCGCCGCCCGCCAAGCATCGCCGATAGCTCTTCCTCCATATCGAAGAGCATGAAGAAGTCAATGGTGTGACCGGGCTCGAACTCGACCAGCACGTCCACGTCGCTATCGTCGCGGAAATCCGGTCGCAGGATCGAGCCAAACAGCGATAGGCGCTTGATGTGATGACGTTGGCAGAAGCCACCCAACGCCTGCTCCGGGATCGCGATGCCATGATAGGTCATGTTCGTTCCTCCGTCCCGTCTGCCCCTACTTCGTCCTCTCATCAATCACGCGCACGGCCTTGCCCTCACTAACCGGCAGGGCGTGCGGTTGGTGGATCTCGACTTTCGGCGTGAACAGCAGTTCGCTCTTCAGGTCAGCCACGATGCGCTCGCGGAGTGCCTCGACCTTGCGCATCTCGTCGAAGAACGTGCCGGGGCGTAGCTCGACCTGCACGATCATGTCATCCATCTCGTTGGTGGTCTGCAGGCGGATGAGGTAGTTGCTGCCGACCTCTTCGATGCCCATGAGTACGCGCTCGACTTGCAGCGGGTAGAGGTTCACCCCGCGCACGATGAGCATGTCATCGCTGCGGCCGGTGATGCGCTCGATGCGGCGGTGGACCCGACCGCACAGGCATTCGCCGGCCTTCAGGCTGGTGATGTCGCGGGTGCGGTAGCGCAGCAGCGGCATGGCCTGGCGGTTGAGGCTGGTGAGGACCATCTCGCCGGCCTCGCCCTCGGGCATCGGCTCCTGCGTCTCCGGGTCAATGATCTCGACGAGGTAATGGTCCTCGCGTACGTGGAGGCCGTCCTGGGCGGGGCACTCAATGGCCACGCCGGGGCCGGCCATCTCCGAGAGGCCGTAGCAGTTGTGGATCTTGACATGCAGCATCTGCTCGACGCGCTGGCGGGTCTTCTCGGTGTGCGGCTCGGCGCCGATGAAGCCGATGCGCAGCGCCAGATCGCGCTCGATGTCTATGCCGTTCTCCTCGCAGTAGTGGACTACGCGCAGCGCGTACGAGGGGAGAATGTGGACGCCGGTGGTCTGGAACTCGCGCATGAGCTGCACTTGCCGGGCGGTGTTGCCCGAGCCGGCGGGGATGGTCATGCAGCCGAGCAGCTCCGAGCCGTAGTGGAAGCCCA
The DNA window shown above is from bacterium and carries:
- a CDS encoding DUF86 domain-containing protein codes for the protein MPKSDRARLQHILEAARKALELSAGRSRADMNTDDALRFALIHLLELVGEAATGVSSELRQAEPGIPWAKTIALRNRLIHGYFDVDLNIVWDTIQTRLPELIEAVEAVLARTE
- a CDS encoding phenylacetate--CoA ligase — encoded protein: MSDYTQHDFLTRDEILALQDERLPQAVSRAANAPFYAAKLAEMGLDPASIKGLDDLHRLPFTTKNDLRASMPYGMLAVPRAQVVRMHYSSGTTGVATAVYHTADDLRYWAECVARGMIAAGLTNEDVFQNMMGYGLFTGGLGFHYGSELLGCMTIPAGSGNTARQVQLMREFQTTGVHILPSYALRVVHYCEENGIDIERDLALRIGFIGAEPHTEKTRQRVEQMLHVKIHNCYGLSEMAGPGVAIECPAQDGLHVREDHYLVEIIDPETQEPMPEGEAGEMVLTSLNRQAMPLLRYRTRDITSLKAGECLCGRVHRRIERITGRSDDMLIVRGVNLYPLQVERVLMGIEEVGSNYLIRLQTTNEMDDMIVQVELRPGTFFDEMRKVEALRERIVADLKSELLFTPKVEIHQPHALPVSEGKAVRVIDERTK
- a CDS encoding nucleotidyltransferase family protein; this encodes MTYHGIAIPEQALGGFCQRHHIKRLSLFGSILRPDFRDDSDVDVLVEFEPGHTIDFFMLFDMEEELSAMLGGRRVEINTPNSLSKFFRDEVLAGAEVQYAQE